From the genome of Nitrospirae bacterium YQR-1:
CACGGTCTTATTGTAAAGGGCCTTCTGGCTTTCCGTCAAAGTCAGATACACGTCACTTTCAATTTTTGGCGGCAGCTCCTTCAGTATCTTATCCTTTGTCCTTCTAAGCACAAACGGGCGTGTTGCATATATCAGGGATTCCACAGCGTCGCCTGCAAGCGCATTCTTATACTGCCTGTACTGTCCCAGAAGCCCGGGCAACAGCAAGTCCATTATCGAATAGTACTCCCCAAGGTGATTTTCCAGTGGAGTGCCGGTAAGCCCCAGTTTAAAATGCCCGTTGAGTTTACGCACCGCATTTGTCGTATCGGCATAGATGTTTTTAATCATCTGAGCCTCGTCAAACACTATTAAATTAAACCGGATGGGGCTAATTTTTTCAATGTCTTTCCTAATCAGTGCATAGGATGTTAAAACAATATCATAACCGTCAAAGTTTGTATTCCTGTCCCTGCCTCTGTATAAATATATCCTGAGTGACGGATAAAAGCGCTCCAGCTCACTTTCCCAGTTAAATAAAAGGGTAGGAGGTACCACTATGAGATTTACCTGTGATGAGCTGCCGGTGGTTGTAATCCCCTCTTTAATGGCGGCAAGCAGTGTTATTGCCTGAACCGTCTTGCCTAATCCCATATCGTCAGCCAGACATGCGCCAAATCTGTGTTCATAAAGAAATGACAGCCAACTGTACCCATCCTTCTGGTACTGCCGCAGCTTTGTCTTTAGTTTGACAGGTACTGCTTTGGGTGTAATTGCTTCAAAATTCAACAACCGCTCTACAATCTCCTCTTCTTCTATGGGCAGTGTCACCTTTATATTGGATTTTCTTAATGACAGCAGATCAAATATCTGCAAGCGCGGGATTGTTACAATCTCTTTTTTGCCTTCCCCTTTTATGAGTTTTGAAAGTTTTGTAAGATTGCTTAATGTTGTTTCATCAAGAATGTGTAATGTCCCCTGATGTTTAACCACCCCGTTGAGGGCTTCTTTTAGCATCTGCTTACTTATCAGATTGCCGTGGTATCTGATTTCCTGTTTTATCTCAAACCAGTCTATTGTCTTTTTTGTTACGTTAACTTCAAAATCCCAACTGGTAAGTACTACCTCCTGACCGTTTAGTAAAAAGTCCACGCCGTTTTCCTTCAGCTCATTTAAAAGAGCAGGCAGTTTGGCTGTAAATTCCTCCTTTTCCACCCACATATTACCAAGTCGCGCAATTCCTTCAAATATTTTTATACCATATAGTCCATAAGCCACGCTGAAAAGGGGCATCTGTTTTTTTATGTCTATGGGCACTAACACCCATTGATTGTTGCTGAATATCAACTGACGGCTTTCAAAATCCACATCTATAAAGCTTTTTAAGAGATTGCGGGCTTCACGGACATATTTTATTTTTCCAAAGGTTTCCTCATTTATCATTGTCTTTATGAGGTCGTTTTTTCCTTTTTTAGAGTTTTCACTGAATAATCCTATAAAGGTCCGGTAGATGATGTTGCGCCTTTTCTGAGAGGTAAGTCCTGCAGGCATGTAAATGTAGAAAAAATCAAATGGATGTATTAACGGACTGAAACTTGTGCCCTCTGAGACACCCTCAGCGGTTAAAGAATATCCGGCTCTGTCCTCTGTTGCTAAAATCCTGTATGTGGGTTGCCCTGCGATTTTTAACTCTGTAGCATTTTCGTGTATGCTAAAGCACAGCACTTCTTTCAGAAAATCATCCTTACTGTTTGCCAGAAATCTAAAGTGACTGGATTGAAAAGACTTTAGCGGTATTTGTAAAATATTGTCGTCATCAGTACCCTTTTGGTAAGAGTTTTTCTCCGTGGAGCCAAAGCTGCGTTGTAATTGATGCCAATAGTCAAGTCCTCTTGTATCTTTGATGGGAGCAATCTTATTGTTGGTGGTATTGACAACAAAGTCGCCCGTTACAATGAGGTTTTTTTCCTGCGTTTTATCATGGATGCAAAGGAGTTTAAAAAAAACCTTGTTGAAGGCATAGTTAAATTCAACACATGTTTTATAAGTTGTATCATAGTCAAAAGTGAGTTCTGTTACCTTTTCTTTGTGTCTGAAATTGATGGTGCCTCTGTAGTGTAAATTTTTGCAAAGTGTATAAATTCTATCCATGCTTTTGTTACTTATCTCATGAAACATCTTAAAATCAGGAGGTGCATTCCCAGGTAATCTGGATGTAACGTCAAATATTTTGTCATTTACCGTAAGGTAACATATCGGGTAGTGTCTGTCATATTCAAACTCTATAGCGTATATGCTTTTTTTTGAGGTTTTTGACGGTTTATTTGAGTGCTGTTCAAAGAGCAGGCCTAAGAGATAGTCTCTTTTTCTTTCATCATACCTTTTCTGGGGTTTAAACAGATTTTGGTTTAAGAGGTTTTTTATTGTAATAACCGCGCAGATTATGTGTTTGCACTTGTAATTTCCGGTACTGTAAGCGCAGCCGCAGTCGTAGGAAAGTGTCCCGCCGTTTTCATAGATTTGGACTGTTGTGTAAGGAAATCCCGGTATATCGAGTGAGAGTATTGTTTTGTCATCATTCCAATAGATATTTTCCACTCGTCCGGCCTCATAGAGTCTGAAAGCTTGTGAAAACATTTCTTTAGACGACAGAAAATAGATCGATGAGGTTTCCAGTTTACCCAGAAGATTCAGTATTTTATCCATAGACATGTTTACCTGAGAGAGTAATATGCCTCAAACAGACAATCCACAGATAAAATAAATTAATAAGTGTAATAACATTTGTTGTAATCACCCCTACGACATGTTATAATAACAAATTAGACAATTATAAAAAAACAGGGGGTGGCATGGAAGTAAAAACTGATAAAATCAACGGTGTGGATGTAATTTATTTAAGCGGCCGGATGGATGCGTCGAATGCTCCTGAGTTTGATGAAAAAATGAAGGATGTTATGGAACAGGCTAAGGGTAAAATAGTTGTATCTCTGAAGGAACTTGAGTACGTAAGCAGTGCCGGCTTGAGAAGTTTCCTTGCAATTGCCAAGGAGATAAAAAAGAAAGAGGGTAAACTTGCCTTTGCAGAGCCTACTGAGCAGGTGTTTAAGGTGTTAAAGATGTCAGGCCTGAACACTGTTTTAAAGATTTGCAGCTCCATGGAAGAGGCGATGCAAGAGTAGCGGCCCTGGTGGAAGTATTATCATTAATAAAGTTACCGGCTAAGATAGAGAGTCTCCATGAGCTATTAGATAAGATAACCGCAGCGGCAAGGGGCTTTGGCATAGGTGATGAAAGAGTGGGTGATATAGAGCTGGCCTGTGAAGAGGCGCTTGTTAATATCATAAAGTACGCTTATGTGGAGCATGAGGGTGAACTTGAGGTAATCTGTGCGGTTAACGGAAAGAGCAAGTATGTAATTGAAATACAGGATACCGGCATACCATTTAATGTTTTGGAGACTGAGGACCCTGATCTGGAGGTCTCCCTGATGGATAGAAAAATCGGCGGACTAGGTATCTTTTTTGTAAAGCAACTTATGGATGAGGTTAATTATCTGAGAGACGGCGATAAAAACATCCTCACCCTCACTGTTTATAAAACCTGAGAGCACTTTCAATTCTGTTTTGAGTGATTGTCCTGTTTAGTTTATAATACAGGAGGTTTTTTAACCGTATTCTAAGTTTTAAAAGAATTCAGGCGTTAAACCACAATTTCGAGGGAGAACATTACCATGGCAAAAGAAACTGATAATCAAAAAGGTCTTAAAGATAAAGAACGGGCCATAGAGGCTGCCATATCACAGTTAGAAAAGTCTTATGGTAAGGGTACTGTGATGAAATTAGGTGAATCAGCCGTTACCGAGGGCATTAAAGTAATTCCCACCGGCTCTCTTACTCTTGATATAGCAACCGGTGTGGGCGGGCTTCCCAGAGGGCGTGTGGTTGAAATTTTCGGCCCTGAGTCCTCCGGCAAGACAACTCTTGCACTAAGTGCAATAGCGCAGGCTCAGAAGACCGGCGGAGTTGCCGCATTTGTTGACGCCGAACATGCACTAGATGTCGGCTATGCGTCAAGACTTGGCGTTAAGATATCTGAATTATTGATTTCTCAGCCCGATAGTGGTGAGCAGGCCCTTGAGGTGGCTGAAACCCTTGTAAGAAGCAACGCCCTGGATATTTTAGTTATAGACTCAGTGGCAGCCCTTGTTCCAAAGGCTGAGATAGAGGGCGATATGGGGGATCAGCTGCCGGGACTACAGGCACGGCTTATGAGCCAGGCGCTTAGAAAACTCACATCAGCTATTGCCAGATCATCAACTACGGTTGTCTTTATAAACCAGATAAGGCTGAAAATCGGTGTTATGTTTGGCAGCCCTGAGACCACAACCGGTGGTAATGCTCTCAAGTTTTACGCCTCGATGAGGCTTGACATCAGAAAAATAGATAATTTAAAGGTTAATCAGGAAGTAATCGGCGGACGCGTCAGGGTGAAGGTCGTTAAAAATAAGGTCGCCCCCCCGTTTAAACAAGCCGAGTTTGACATATACTACAACGAGGGAATATCTAAGGCCGGTGAGCTTGTTGACCTCGGTGTGGAGCTGGGAGTAATTGAGCGAACCGGTACATGGTACAGTTACGGTACAACTAAAATAGGGCAGGGCAGGGACAACGCCAGACGGTTCCTCTCTGAAAACGAAACCATTTTTAACGAGGTAGAAGCTAAAATACTGGCGGCAGGGAAAATTACACGAGTTACCTCAGCCGTCTCCACCCCGGATTCTGATGAGTGACAGTCCTAAGGAATATGCTTTCAGACTTTTAAATTTCAGAGACAGAAGTGAAAAACAACTCAGAAATAAACTTCTGGAAAAAGGATACACGGAGGCGGAAACACAACAAACCATAGAGTACCTTAAAGAGGCCGGACTGATTGATGACTCCAGACTTGCCCTAAACTTGTTAATGTACCTTGACGGCACTAAGATGGCAGGAACTAAGAAAGCTGCTGATACACTAAGAAGACGCGGTATTGAGGATAACATTATACAGGAGACGTTAAGCACACTAATAAATGGTTCATCAGATGTTCTGTTGTATGGTTATTGCCGGGAAGGTGAAATTGAAAAGGCAAAAATTTTTGTAAAAAAGAAAGAAGACTATTTAAAAAATAACCCGCTTAGAGTTAAACTTAACAAGCTTTACGGAATGCTCCTGAGAAGGGGGTTTGATGCTGAGATTATCGCAGAGGTATTAAAGGAGGTAACATGAAAAAGATATTTTTGATAACGATTTTTTTTGCATTTTTATTATCGTGTACTCAGAGTGTAAGATATACAGAGAAGGAGATAGCGGATTTTCCTCCTGAAATAAAGGAGTTAATAAGAAATGGGAAAGTTGGTTTTGGAATGACCCCCGAGCAGGTTAGATACGCAATGGGGTCGCCTTCAGATATAAGGGTGCTTGAGGTATCGCTTGAAAAAAACGGCGGAGATAAAGTACAATGGACATACAAGAGGTATGGTGTGTATACGACAAGGCTGATATTCAAAAAAGATAAGCTGATAGAGATAATAAGTAATGACCCGGATGTAAAAAAACATGACAGGTAAGGAAATAAGAGAGAGTTTTTTAGAGTTTTTCCGCAAGAAAAACCATGAGGTGGCAGGACCCTCATCATTGATACCGAGGAATGATCCGACACTGCTTTTTACTAATGCCGGCATGGTACAGTTTAAAAGTGTTTTTCTTGGTTTGGAGACACTACCATACAGCAGGGCTGCAACGTGCCAGAAATGCCTCAGAGCCGGTGGCAAACAGAGCGATATAGAAAATGTAGGCTTTACCGCCCGCCATCATACGTTTTTTGAAATGCTGGGTAATTTCTCTTTTGGCGATTATTTTAAGAGGGAAGCCATAGAGTTTGCGTGGGAGCTTCTGACACAGTGGTATAAGCTTCCGGTTGACAAGCTGTGGGTATCGGTGTATGAGGACGATGATGAGGCGGAAAAGCTCTGGACAGACTTTACGGGAATAAGTAAGGAGCGGATAGTGCGTCTTGGGGCAAAAGACAATTTCTGGCAAATGGGAGACAGTGGCCCGTGCGGCCCGTGTTCGGAAATTATTATTGACCTTGGACCTCAAAGAAGCTGTGGTAAACCTGACTGTGCCCTTGGGTGTGATTGCGACAGATACCTTGAGCTTTGGAATCTGGTCTTTATGCAGTATGATAAAGGACATGACGGTACGCTTACACCGCTTCCTAAGCCTAGCATAGATACCGGCATGGGGCTTGAGCGCATAAGCGCAGTGTTACAGGGCAAAGAAACCAATTTTGACACAGACATCTTTACACCGATTATAGAGGCCATATCCACACAAACCGGCGTTTCATACGGAGGCGGCAAAAACACGGATACATCGATAAAGGTAATAGCGGACCATATGCGTTCTGTCACCTTTTTGCTCTCTGAAGGGCTGCTGCCTTCAAACGAGGGACGCGGGTATGTGCTCAGAAGGATAATCAGGCGTGCATCAAGACATGCCCACCTCCTTGGTGTGGGAACCCCATTTTTACACAAACTTGTAACTTCCGTTGATGAAGCTATGGGTTATGTTTACCCTGAGATAACAAGAGAAAAAGACCGCTCTCAAGATATTTTAAAATTTGAAGAGGAGCGGTTTATTAAAACTCTTGAAAAGGGTACGGAGATTTTAGATGAGATGATTGCGGCTCTGAAGGCTTCCGGAGAGGATACAATAGCCGGGGAGGAGATATTTAAACTCTACGACACTTTTGGTTTTCCACCGGATCTGACTGCGGATATAGCCCGTGAAAACGGCCTTAAAACAGATGACGTTGGATTTAATGAGGAGATGGAAAAGCAAAAAAGACGGGGCCGGATTTCATGGTCTGAAGACACAGGAGGACTATCGGCACTGGTTTCATCCATATACAACGACACAGTTAGGATAGACGGCGGGAATTCTTTTTTGGGTTATGACATGCTTGAAACACAATCCTCAGTTACCCATATAATAAAAGACGGCGAGGTAGTAAGTGAGTTAAGTAAAGGACAGGATGGGGAGTTGATACTTGATAAAACCCCTTTTTATGGTGAGTCCGGCGGACAGGTTGGAGATACCGGTGTAATATTTAACGATAAAGTGAAAATAGAGGTAAATGATACTAAAAAGACCCCGGATAATCTGATAATCCATAAGGTTATGGTTAAGCAGGGAACTGTTAGAGTATCGGATAATATGGCATGTAAAGTAGATATAAAACATCGTTACTCCATTATGAGAAACCACACGGCAACCCATTTGCTTCATGCCGCCCTGAAAAACATTCTCGGTGACCACATCAAGCAGGCTGGTTCTCAGGTCTCTCCGTTGAGGCTTAGGTTTGACTTTACGCACTTCTACCCGGTTACGGCAGAGGAAAGGCATAGAATTGAGGAGTTGGTAAATGGCCGGATTCTTGATAATCAAAAGGTGCTAACCCAGATAATGGGCCTAAATGACGCCATTTCTTATGGAGCCACTGCACTGTTTGACGAAAAGTATGGGGACACTGTGCGTGTGGTTGAGGTGGAGAGTTTTAGTAAAGAACTCTGTGGTGGAACTCATTGCCGTGCAACCGGCGAAATAGGCCCGTTTGTTATAGTATCGGAGGGAAGTATTGCATCCGGTGTAAGAAGGATAGAGGCAATAACGGGAACATATGCGTTGGAGTACTTTACAGCAAAAGCGGCTCAGTTGAGGGCTATTTCGGAACATCTCAGGAGTGACACACCGCTGGAGAGGATTACTGCCATGACGTCTCAAATAAGGTTCCTTGAAAAGGAGCTGGAGAGTTTAAAGTTAAATGCCCTTAAGCTGGATATTTCAAGCGTGCTGGATAACATAAAAGAAATAAACGGGATTAAGACGCTTGTGGTGAAAAAGGATGGTCTTGATCAGAAAGCATTGAGGGAGTTTGCCGACACACTGAAAGAGCGGCTGGATGCAGCGGTTGTGGTGTTGGCATCTGAGCATGACGGGCAGGCGTCGTTACTTTCCATGGTGACAAAGGACCTTGTGGGTAAATATCATGCCGGCAAGATACTAAAAGCTATAGCGCAGAGGGCAAACGGCAGCGGCGGCGGCAGGGCTGACATGGCCCAGGGCGGCACAAAAGACGTGGATAAGCTGGAATCTGCACTGAACGCACTTCCTGAGATTATTACCCTGGCTGACAGCCGATAAATGGCGGCTATGCTATTATGGAACGTATTATATTAATCTCAGCTTTTCCCGTGTCCACTGGATAAGGCCGCCTGAGTTAATCAATTCCTGCATGAAAGGTGGTATTGGCTTAGCCTGAAACTCTGCATTAGTTGTATGGTTTTTAATTAAACCGGTATCAGCGTTTATTTCAACCACATCTCCCTCTTTAATGCCGTCAACCGCTTCAGTTGATTCAAATATCGGCAGCCCGATGTTAAAAGCGTTTCGGTAAAATATCCGTGCGTAGCTCTTTGCCAGCACTGCGGAAAGTCCTGCGGCTTTTATAGCTATTGGAGCGTGCTCACGGGATGAACCGCAACCGAAGTTCTCGCCGGCTACGATTAAATCGCCGCTGTTTAATTTCTTATAAAAATCCTTATCGGCGTCTTCCATCACATGCTGTGCGAGTTCGGCAGGGTCGGAGGTGTTTAAATATCTTGCCGGAATAATAGCGTCAGTATCAATGTCCCTTCCAAACTTCCATGATTTACCTTTAATTAACATTGTCCCTCCACTGTTTTTACATGCCATAGAGATGCCTCGCCTCTTCTATGACATCCACCGTGACTTTGGTTAATCCTTTTTCCCTTGCGTGTTGTTCCACTGCCGACTTAGCCATTCCTCTTACAAACACCGGCACCTTATCAAGCCGCTTTAATGCATCAGGTTCCCACTGTAAAACCCCTGTGGCGGCACTTATAAATTCTGCTGGATTATCTGGTGCTTTAGGAGTACCGTCATAGATGCCAAGCTCTTTTATTAGCTTCTGTTCCATAGGGTTTGCTACCATCGCAAAGGATGCTCCACAGTGCGCACAGGAAAATGTTAGATTTGTGCCGCCGGCCTCACCAGCCGGTACAGAGCTGTCCTGTACCCTGTTGACAGCCATTTCTATATTACATTTTAAACAGTTAAACTTCATAATTCAACTCTCCTTCTTACGACGTTTTAGATGCTGTTCTTATAAAGTATCTGTATATCCGGTTAAAATCGCCTTTGAAAAGTGAACGAATTCCCTTTGAGACCACTATTAGCCGCTCTCCCATTCTGTTTAAGTAACTATAGAGCCCGTTAAGTGACTTTTTATCAAACAGCCCTACAAGAAACTTAGAGGCAAGTATTTTTACAATGAACCTTGGGAAATAGGAAAAACCGGCAAGGTATGTCAGGAAATTTACATAGGAGCCGTGAGGGGTGTGAAGGTGTTTTGAATAAACCTCCCGCCACTCATCCTCTTCTGTTTTGATAATGCCGTCTCTCTTAGCCTTTTCGTAAAGGTCAGTGCCTGGAAAACACACCAGAGAGGCTCGCTTTAGCCAAAATGGCCTGGGAAGCTCAAGGATCAGGTTTAGGGTTTCAACAACATCTGAAGTGCTCTCCCACGGGTTATCCAAAATTATATGGTAACACGGCGGGTATATTCTGCCCTGATACTTATGAAACACATCGGCGGCCTTTAAAATAGTACTGCCTGTAATGCTTCTTTTGTATAATGCCATACCCAGCTCGCTCATAGACTGAATTCCCATTTCAACAAAGGCAAGGCCTGCGTCAATCAGGGCTTCCATCTTCCCCTCCGTAACCGTGCCGGGACTGGCCTGTATATGAAACGGTAATCCGATGTGCTTTTTGTAAGCCTCAGCAAACTCTATTATTTCCGGTTCGGGACGAACCATAAAGGTATCATCAAATAAAAAAATGCTTTCCACAAAGTCAAATTCCCGTTTTACCCACAAAAGCTCTTCTATTATGTTGTTTACCCCTCGTTTTCTTAAATACCTCTGTCCCTTGTACATATCGGAGAGGGTTTTCTCGGCGCAGAACGAGCAGTGGTGGGGGCAGCCGCGCGTAGTCATGATTTTAAAACTCAGGGTTCTTTTGTATGAATCGTAAAACGTTCCTTCAAGGTGGGGCTCAAGCGGAAACATGCGTTTCAGGAGGTTCTTTGACATCGGCTCGACAGAGCTTTTTATGTTATCGTAAATGAAGTGTCCATCCATGCCGAAATCACAAAACGGGATGGAGTCAAGGTCCTGTACAAGGGCACGCATAGGGTTTCTGCGGGTTACTCCATTTTTCATAAGGCACAGATTCTGTATGTCTGAGTAATCACTGCCTGTCTCTATAGCATTTACCAGCTCAAGCAGTGTTTCTTCACCCTCGCCGACACACACAATGTCGGCAAACCTGAGGCAGTCCTCAGGCATGACGGTAGGATGTATGCCGCCCACAATGATGGGTACCTTCAGTGCCGCCCGCAACGTTTCACACAGTTGTGTTGCCCTGTCAAGGTAGTTACTCATAAATGATATTCCCACAAGGTCCGAGCCCCTACAAAGCTCCACCACCTGGTCCATCAATCTCTGTTCATAGTTATACTTAAAACCGGTTTTATATTTAAATTTCTCAACTCCACCCGGAAGGAAGATATTTCTGACCTCTTTCCCGTGTTTTTTCAGATACGCAGAGAGGGTTCTCACTCCAAAGGCTGCTACATCAGGCGGGGTTGGTGCTATTAATGTTGTTGTCATCCGACTTTTGCTCCTTTTTACTGCTTTTGTGCAGCGATTAATAATTGCTCAAAGAAAAACACGCCTGTAGTTTATCATAAATTCAACCGTTTTGAAACTCAAAAAAATAAAAAATGATATAATAGGCATTGATGGTCAAAACGATTAAATTATTTTGTATTTTCTCCATAGTAATATTAACCCTGCATTGTGCTCCATTGTACGGGCAGGACAATAAAACCGG
Proteins encoded in this window:
- a CDS encoding DEAD/DEAH box helicase yields the protein MDKILNLLGKLETSSIYFLSSKEMFSQAFRLYEAGRVENIYWNDDKTILSLDIPGFPYTTVQIYENGGTLSYDCGCAYSTGNYKCKHIICAVITIKNLLNQNLFKPQKRYDERKRDYLLGLLFEQHSNKPSKTSKKSIYAIEFEYDRHYPICYLTVNDKIFDVTSRLPGNAPPDFKMFHEISNKSMDRIYTLCKNLHYRGTINFRHKEKVTELTFDYDTTYKTCVEFNYAFNKVFFKLLCIHDKTQEKNLIVTGDFVVNTTNNKIAPIKDTRGLDYWHQLQRSFGSTEKNSYQKGTDDDNILQIPLKSFQSSHFRFLANSKDDFLKEVLCFSIHENATELKIAGQPTYRILATEDRAGYSLTAEGVSEGTSFSPLIHPFDFFYIYMPAGLTSQKRRNIIYRTFIGLFSENSKKGKNDLIKTMINEETFGKIKYVREARNLLKSFIDVDFESRQLIFSNNQWVLVPIDIKKQMPLFSVAYGLYGIKIFEGIARLGNMWVEKEEFTAKLPALLNELKENGVDFLLNGQEVVLTSWDFEVNVTKKTIDWFEIKQEIRYHGNLISKQMLKEALNGVVKHQGTLHILDETTLSNLTKLSKLIKGEGKKEIVTIPRLQIFDLLSLRKSNIKVTLPIEEEEIVERLLNFEAITPKAVPVKLKTKLRQYQKDGYSWLSFLYEHRFGACLADDMGLGKTVQAITLLAAIKEGITTTGSSSQVNLIVVPPTLLFNWESELERFYPSLRIYLYRGRDRNTNFDGYDIVLTSYALIRKDIEKISPIRFNLIVFDEAQMIKNIYADTTNAVRKLNGHFKLGLTGTPLENHLGEYYSIMDLLLPGLLGQYRQYKNALAGDAVESLIYATRPFVLRRTKDKILKELPPKIESDVYLTLTESQKALYNKTVENVKKTIREAYENRPEAQAKIIALTALLRLRQVCLSSRLLLPEQKEKSPKIEFLANKTIELMEEGHSCLVFSQFTAFLDLIEARLREIDCKIFRLDGDTSVVKRKKIVEDFQSSEAPSIFLLSLKAGGQGLNLTRATYVFHMDPWWNPAVENQASDRAHRIGQKNKVIITRLLMQHTVEEKIMHLKKQKSEIYNAIMDPATVTDKVVLSKKDFEYILNVTA
- a CDS encoding STAS domain-containing protein; this encodes MEVKTDKINGVDVIYLSGRMDASNAPEFDEKMKDVMEQAKGKIVVSLKELEYVSSAGLRSFLAIAKEIKKKEGKLAFAEPTEQVFKVLKMSGLNTVLKICSSMEEAMQE
- a CDS encoding ATP-binding protein → MEVLSLIKLPAKIESLHELLDKITAAARGFGIGDERVGDIELACEEALVNIIKYAYVEHEGELEVICAVNGKSKYVIEIQDTGIPFNVLETEDPDLEVSLMDRKIGGLGIFFVKQLMDEVNYLRDGDKNILTLTVYKT
- the recA gene encoding recombinase RecA, whose amino-acid sequence is MAKETDNQKGLKDKERAIEAAISQLEKSYGKGTVMKLGESAVTEGIKVIPTGSLTLDIATGVGGLPRGRVVEIFGPESSGKTTLALSAIAQAQKTGGVAAFVDAEHALDVGYASRLGVKISELLISQPDSGEQALEVAETLVRSNALDILVIDSVAALVPKAEIEGDMGDQLPGLQARLMSQALRKLTSAIARSSTTVVFINQIRLKIGVMFGSPETTTGGNALKFYASMRLDIRKIDNLKVNQEVIGGRVRVKVVKNKVAPPFKQAEFDIYYNEGISKAGELVDLGVELGVIERTGTWYSYGTTKIGQGRDNARRFLSENETIFNEVEAKILAAGKITRVTSAVSTPDSDE
- a CDS encoding recombination regulator RecX, producing MSDSPKEYAFRLLNFRDRSEKQLRNKLLEKGYTEAETQQTIEYLKEAGLIDDSRLALNLLMYLDGTKMAGTKKAADTLRRRGIEDNIIQETLSTLINGSSDVLLYGYCREGEIEKAKIFVKKKEDYLKNNPLRVKLNKLYGMLLRRGFDAEIIAEVLKEVT
- a CDS encoding outer membrane protein assembly factor BamE — translated: MKKIFLITIFFAFLLSCTQSVRYTEKEIADFPPEIKELIRNGKVGFGMTPEQVRYAMGSPSDIRVLEVSLEKNGGDKVQWTYKRYGVYTTRLIFKKDKLIEIISNDPDVKKHDR
- the alaS gene encoding alanine--tRNA ligase, which codes for MTGKEIRESFLEFFRKKNHEVAGPSSLIPRNDPTLLFTNAGMVQFKSVFLGLETLPYSRAATCQKCLRAGGKQSDIENVGFTARHHTFFEMLGNFSFGDYFKREAIEFAWELLTQWYKLPVDKLWVSVYEDDDEAEKLWTDFTGISKERIVRLGAKDNFWQMGDSGPCGPCSEIIIDLGPQRSCGKPDCALGCDCDRYLELWNLVFMQYDKGHDGTLTPLPKPSIDTGMGLERISAVLQGKETNFDTDIFTPIIEAISTQTGVSYGGGKNTDTSIKVIADHMRSVTFLLSEGLLPSNEGRGYVLRRIIRRASRHAHLLGVGTPFLHKLVTSVDEAMGYVYPEITREKDRSQDILKFEEERFIKTLEKGTEILDEMIAALKASGEDTIAGEEIFKLYDTFGFPPDLTADIARENGLKTDDVGFNEEMEKQKRRGRISWSEDTGGLSALVSSIYNDTVRIDGGNSFLGYDMLETQSSVTHIIKDGEVVSELSKGQDGELILDKTPFYGESGGQVGDTGVIFNDKVKIEVNDTKKTPDNLIIHKVMVKQGTVRVSDNMACKVDIKHRYSIMRNHTATHLLHAALKNILGDHIKQAGSQVSPLRLRFDFTHFYPVTAEERHRIEELVNGRILDNQKVLTQIMGLNDAISYGATALFDEKYGDTVRVVEVESFSKELCGGTHCRATGEIGPFVIVSEGSIASGVRRIEAITGTYALEYFTAKAAQLRAISEHLRSDTPLERITAMTSQIRFLEKELESLKLNALKLDISSVLDNIKEINGIKTLVVKKDGLDQKALREFADTLKERLDAAVVVLASEHDGQASLLSMVTKDLVGKYHAGKILKAIAQRANGSGGGRADMAQGGTKDVDKLESALNALPEIITLADSR
- a CDS encoding 3-isopropylmalate dehydratase small subunit; its protein translation is MLIKGKSWKFGRDIDTDAIIPARYLNTSDPAELAQHVMEDADKDFYKKLNSGDLIVAGENFGCGSSREHAPIAIKAAGLSAVLAKSYARIFYRNAFNIGLPIFESTEAVDGIKEGDVVEINADTGLIKNHTTNAEFQAKPIPPFMQELINSGGLIQWTREKLRLI
- a CDS encoding B12-binding domain-containing radical SAM protein, with product MTTTLIAPTPPDVAAFGVRTLSAYLKKHGKEVRNIFLPGGVEKFKYKTGFKYNYEQRLMDQVVELCRGSDLVGISFMSNYLDRATQLCETLRAALKVPIIVGGIHPTVMPEDCLRFADIVCVGEGEETLLELVNAIETGSDYSDIQNLCLMKNGVTRRNPMRALVQDLDSIPFCDFGMDGHFIYDNIKSSVEPMSKNLLKRMFPLEPHLEGTFYDSYKRTLSFKIMTTRGCPHHCSFCAEKTLSDMYKGQRYLRKRGVNNIIEELLWVKREFDFVESIFLFDDTFMVRPEPEIIEFAEAYKKHIGLPFHIQASPGTVTEGKMEALIDAGLAFVEMGIQSMSELGMALYKRSITGSTILKAADVFHKYQGRIYPPCYHIILDNPWESTSDVVETLNLILELPRPFWLKRASLVCFPGTDLYEKAKRDGIIKTEEDEWREVYSKHLHTPHGSYVNFLTYLAGFSYFPRFIVKILASKFLVGLFDKKSLNGLYSYLNRMGERLIVVSKGIRSLFKGDFNRIYRYFIRTASKTS